The sequence below is a genomic window from Rudanella lutea DSM 19387.
TTTATGCGTCGGCCCCGTCGAAAACCGACTCCAGCGTAGCTCCAGAAGGCTCCGAAAACCTGTTCCTGCTCATACCGGTTGCGCCCGACCTGACCGACGACGAGGCTACCCGCGAGAAATACTATCATCTCATTATGGAGCGCCTGGAAGCCTACGTTGGCGAGCCCATCCGCGAGCATGTCGTGTACAAGCGTAGCTACGCCCATAGTGATTTCAAGGCCGATTACAATGCGTTCCGGGGGAACGCCTACGGTTTGGCCAATACGTTGCTGCAAACGGCTTTTTTGAAACCCTCGCTAAAAAACAAAAAAGTCACCAACTTGTTCTATACGGGGCAACTGACGGTTCCGGGGCCGGGCGTTCCGCCGTCTCTGATCTCTGGCTTGGTCGTGGCTGATGAAGTTGCCAGAGAATTTGCGTAGATTACAGTTTCTCCATCCTCCCGTACCCCCTACATGCTATGATGGCTTTATTTAACCAAACGGCACTGGAATGCAGTAAATTGATCACCGAGCACTACAGCACGTCGTTTACGCTCGGTATCAAAACACTGGACCGTAAGTTTCACCTGCCCATTTACGCCATCTACGGCTTTGTGCGCTATGCTGACGAAATCGTGGATACGTTTCACGACTTCGACAAGAAAGAGTTGCTCGACAAGTTCCGGTATGATACCTACGAAGCCATTGAGAAGGGAATCAGCCTGAACCCGGTGCTTCAGTCATTCCAGCTGGTGGTTCGGCAATACAGAATAGAGCGCGAGCTGATCGACGCCTTTCTGAAAAGTATGGAGATGGATCTGTATTTTCAGGAATACGACGATAGCGGCTACAACGAATACATTTACGGCTCGGCCGAGGTAGTTGGGCTTATGTGCCTGCGCGTATTCTGCGAGGGCGACTGTGCCGAATACGACCGGCTTCGCGAGTCGGCCCGGAAGCTGGGAGCCGCTTTTCAGAAAGTAAATTTCCTGCGCGATGTCAAAAGCGATTATCAGGAACGCGGCCGGACCTATTTTCCGGGCGTTGATTTCAATGATTTCTCACGCGATGCCAAGCAACTGATTGAAGACGATATTCAACGCGACTTCGACGAGGCTTATATCGGTATCATGAATCTGCCCAAAGGTGCGCGCATGGGCGTGTATCTGGCCTACACTTACTACCAAACCTTGTTCAACAAGATTAAGGCGCTGCCTGTGACGAAGATTCAGAACGAGCGGGTGCGGGTTCCGGATACCACCAAAATTGCCCTGCTGGCTCAAACCTATTTGAAGTACCGGCTCAATGTGATTTGAGGTAGGCAAGCTAAATGCCACTATCTTTGCTGAAAATAGCTTTTTCAGTACGTATGGTAGCAGCGGTAGCCCCCGGCAGCGAGGTAAGCACAAAATATGAGGCCGTCATTGGCCTGGAGGTGCACTGCCAGTTATTAACCGAGTCCAAGATTTTTGCGGCCGACGCCAACGTCTTCGGGTCGGAACCCAACACCAACGTGAGCGTTATCACGCTGGCGCACCCCGGCACCCTGCCCAAACTAAACCGGAAAGCTGTCGAATACGCCATTCGGATGGGCCTCGCCTGTGGTTGCGACATTACCCGGTTCAACGTTTTTGCCCGAAAAAACTACTTTTACCCCGACCTGCCCAAGGGCTACCAGCTCTCGCAGGACAAGACCCCGATCTGCGTGGGTGGCCGCATCCGAGTAAAACTCAAAGACGAGAACGGAAAGCCTACCGTAGATCATGACGTGCTGATTCACCACATTCACCTGGAAGAAGACGCCGGGAAGTCGATTCACGACGAGGGTACCTCTACCAATCTGGACTACAACCGGGCCGGTACGCCACTCATCGAGATGGTGACCGAACCCTGCATTCAATCGGCCGAAGAAGCGGGACAGTACCTCACTGAGGTGCGGAAACTGGTTCGGTACCTGGGTATTTGCGATGGAAATATGGAAGAGGGATCGCTGCGTTGCGATGTTAACCTGTCTATCCGGCCAAAGGGCGCTACTCACCTCGGTACCAAAGTTGAAGTAAAAAACCTCAACTCGATCCGCAATGTGCAGCGGGCGGTCGAGGCTGAGTTTCGGCGACAGGTTGAGGCTACCGAAGCGGGCGAACCAATCCGGCAGCAAACCCGCACGTTCGACGCCAACACGGGTCTCACACACGCCATGCGCGAGAAAGAGACCATGAACGACTACCGGTATTTCCCCGATCCAGACCTGGCTCCGCTGGTGGTGTCTGACGAGTGGTTGTCGGCCATTGAAGCCTCCATGCCTGCTTTGCCGGCCGCCGTATTTCAGAAACTAACGACCCACTACGGCCTACCCGAGTACGACGCTACCCAACTTTCGGACGCCCGCGAACTGGTCGACTATTTTGAGGCTGTTTGCGCCCAGACGTCCAACTATAAGGCCGTATCGAACTGGCTCATGGGCCCCGTACGGGCGCAACTCAGCGACCGGACACTACGCGAGCGCCAGTTTCCGGTATCGGCCGGGCAGTTGGCCAGCCTGATTACGCTCATCGATGACGGAACGGTGAGCCAAACCGCGGCTCAAACGATCTTCGGCCTCTTAATTGAAAACCCCGAAAAAACACCCGCCGAACTGGCCAAGGCCCACGGGCTGGAGCAGAACCGCAATACCGACGCCCTGCAAACGTTGGTAAGTGAGGTGTTGGCCGCCTGGCCCGATAAAGTTGCCCAGTACCAGAAAGGCAAAAAAAACCTGCTAGGTTT
It includes:
- a CDS encoding phytoene/squalene synthase family protein codes for the protein MMALFNQTALECSKLITEHYSTSFTLGIKTLDRKFHLPIYAIYGFVRYADEIVDTFHDFDKKELLDKFRYDTYEAIEKGISLNPVLQSFQLVVRQYRIERELIDAFLKSMEMDLYFQEYDDSGYNEYIYGSAEVVGLMCLRVFCEGDCAEYDRLRESARKLGAAFQKVNFLRDVKSDYQERGRTYFPGVDFNDFSRDAKQLIEDDIQRDFDEAYIGIMNLPKGARMGVYLAYTYYQTLFNKIKALPVTKIQNERVRVPDTTKIALLAQTYLKYRLNVI
- the gatB gene encoding Asp-tRNA(Asn)/Glu-tRNA(Gln) amidotransferase subunit GatB, whose protein sequence is MVAAVAPGSEVSTKYEAVIGLEVHCQLLTESKIFAADANVFGSEPNTNVSVITLAHPGTLPKLNRKAVEYAIRMGLACGCDITRFNVFARKNYFYPDLPKGYQLSQDKTPICVGGRIRVKLKDENGKPTVDHDVLIHHIHLEEDAGKSIHDEGTSTNLDYNRAGTPLIEMVTEPCIQSAEEAGQYLTEVRKLVRYLGICDGNMEEGSLRCDVNLSIRPKGATHLGTKVEVKNLNSIRNVQRAVEAEFRRQVEATEAGEPIRQQTRTFDANTGLTHAMREKETMNDYRYFPDPDLAPLVVSDEWLSAIEASMPALPAAVFQKLTTHYGLPEYDATQLSDARELVDYFEAVCAQTSNYKAVSNWLMGPVRAQLSDRTLRERQFPVSAGQLASLITLIDDGTVSQTAAQTIFGLLIENPEKTPAELAKAHGLEQNRNTDALQTLVSEVLAAWPDKVAQYQKGKKNLLGLFVGEVMKKSKGSADPKLVNQLIVNELSK